A stretch of DNA from Microlunatus sp. Gsoil 973:
AGGTGGACCGATGATGAACCTGGTCTTCCTGCACGGCGGGCCTGCGTCGGGCAAGCTCACCACGGCACGGGCGATGGGGCGCAGGCTCGGTTACCCGGTCTTCCACAACCACCTGACGGTCAACATGCTGACAACGGTCTTCCCGTTCGGCTCCGAACCCTTCGTTCGCCTCCGGGAGCAGATCTGGCTCTCGGTGATCACCGATGCGGCACGGACCGGCCGGTCGGTGATCTTCACCTTTGCCCCGGAGTCGACCGTGCAGTTCGGATTCCCGGATCGGTTGCGGGCTGCGGTCGAGGACAACGGCGGCCGGCTGTGCTCGGTCCGGCTGGAGGTCAGCGAACGGACCCAGGAGGCGAGGATCGCCAACCCCAGCCGGGTCGCGGTCGGCAAACTGGCCGATGTCGAACTGCTCCGCGCCGGACGGAAGCATCATTCACCGGTCGAGTTCCCCACCGCCGAACTGACCATCGACACCGACAGCAGTGATCCCGAACGCAGTGCCGAAACGATCATCGCGTCGTTCGACCTCCGGCCGGAGCAGCCGGTGATCAGCTTCCCGGAACCATGACCGCTGAACGCAGCAGGCCATAGCTGTATGCCTCGCTGAGCGCTTCCCAGGACGCTTCGATCACATTCTGGCCGACGCCGACGGTTGTCCAGGTGTGCAGCCCATCGGTCGTCTGGATCAGCACGCGGATCGTCGCGTCCGTGCCGTGTCCCTGATCGAGGATCCGGACCCGGTAGTCGCTCAACTCGAACCGGTCGACGACCGGATAGACCGGCAGCAGCGCCTGCCGGAGAGCATGATCAAGTGCGTTCACCGGACCGTTGCCCTCGCCGACGACCCGGGTGGCGGTGCCACCCGCCTCGAGTTTGATCGTGGCCTCGGTGTCGATCTCGCCGTCCTTGCCGGAGTGGGTGAAGACCCGCCAGGACCGGGCGACGAAGAACTCCGGCAATTGATCAAGTTCGCTGCGCAGCAGCAGCTCGAAGCTGGCGTCGGCACCCTCATAGGTGTAGCCGTCCGCCTCGCGCTCCTTGACCTTGTCGGTGATCTTCGCCGCCAGGTCCCGATCGGACAGGTCGAAACCGAGCTCGCCACCCTTGATCTGGATGTTGGCCCGGCCCGCCATGTCGGACACGAGCATCCGCATGTCATTGCCGACCAGCGCCGGATCGATGTGCTGGTAGAGATTCGGGTCGACCTTGATCGCGCTGGCGTGCAGCCCCGCCTTGTGGGTGAAGGACGACAGACCAACATAGGGTTGACGATTGCTCGGTGGAACATTCGTCACCTCGGCGATCGCATGGGATAGTCGCGTCGCCTCGGCCAGCGATCCGGCCGGCAGCAGCTGCCAGCCGTACTTCAGCTCGAGATTGGCCACGATCGGGATCAGGTCGGCATTGCCGGTCCGTTCCCCGTAGCCGTTGATGGTTCCTTGGACGTGCATCGCACCGGCGTCGACCGCGGCCATCGTGTTGGCGACCGCGCACCCGGTGTCGTTGTGAGCATGCATGCCGAGCCGGGCCTCGGTGCGCTCGGCGACCTCGCTGACGATCTCGCCGACCCAGCTGGGCAGCATGCCGCCGTTGGTATCGCACAGCACAGCGACCTCGGCACCGGCCTGCATCGCAGTGCGGACCACCTCAAGGGCGTAAGCCTTGTTATCCCGGAAGCCGTCGAAGAAGTGCTCGCAGTCCAGGAACACCCGCTGTCCCTGGGCGACCAGGTGGCTCACCGTGTCGGTGATCATCGCCAGGTTCTCCTCCAGGGAGGTGCGCAGCGCCCGGAGGACGTGTTGATCATGACTCTTGGCCACCACACAGGCAACGGAGGCGCCGGAGTCGCGGAGCGCGGCGGTCAGCGGGTCGTCGGCCGCCCGTCCCCCGACCCGGCGGGTGAAGCCGAAGGCCGCCAGGGTCGCGTTCTTCAGCGTCAGCTCGCCGGAGGTGGCTGCCGCGAAGAAGGCCGTGTCGTTGGGATTGGCTCCGGGCCAGCCGCCCTCGATGTAGTCCACCCCGAGTTCGTCCAGGTAGCCCGCGATGTGCAGCTTGTCCTGGACGGAGAGCCGCAGGCCCTCCTGCTGTGCGCCGTCGCGCAGCGTGGTGTCGTACACATGGAACTCGGCGGGCCGCGGATGCGGTGCCGACGGTGTGGTTGACATGGTTCCTCGGACGTTTCGGTTGGTGGGCATGAAAAAACCTCCCGGCGGGAGCACAGGAGGTTGGCGCGCTGGGTGCTGTCTCGTGGGCAGCCGCTCAGCGCGCTAGCTAATGATGATGGCCTGGAATGCCATGGGAGCAGTCTGCACCCGCTCGGGACGATTCGCCACAGTTTCGTCCGAATCCTGAGACTGTTCGGCTCAGCCGAGGGCCGCCTCGATCACCGCGCGCTGGGCGGCACGCAGATCGTCGGGCAGGTCCGCGACAGGGAAGAAGCGAGCCTCCTCGACCTCGACGCCGTCGATCGTCGGCTCCGCCGAGCCGGAGACGCGGGCCACGACGCCGACCTCGATGCGCAACCGGAACCCGGAGTTGATCTTGATGACCCGCACCTGGTCGACCGTCAGGCCGGTCTCCTCACGGACCTCGCGGGCGAAGCCGTCCTCGATCGCCTCACCGCGTTCCAAGTAGCCCGACGGTGTACCCCAGGGGTTGTCCTTCCAGAATCGATGCTTCAGCAGCAGGACGCGGTCGGCATCATCAAGAACGGCACCGGTGACGCCGATCATGAAGGTGGCGTGCCTGCACCACAGGATGCGCCACTGGGCCGGACCGTGCAGGCGCTTCCAGATGCCGGCCAGCAGGTCCCAGCGGTTGGTCACCGGGGTCAGCAGACCTTGTGCATCCAGCCGTGGGTGTCCTCGGCGCGTCCGTACTGGATGTCCAGCAGGGTGCTGCGAAGACCGTCGGTGTGTGGACCCGACTGCCCGCCGTTGATGGTGTAGGTCTTCTCGGCGGTCTTGATCGATCCGATCGGATTGATCACTGCCGCTGTTCCACAGGCGAAGATCTCAGTGATGGCGCCCGATTCGATGCCGTCGAGCACCTCGTCGATGGCGATCCTGCGCTCCTGGATCACCAGTCCGCGCTCCGCACCGAGGGTCAGCACCGAGTCCCTGGTGACACCCTCGAGGATGGTGCCCTCCAGTGCCGGGGTGATCAACTCATCGCCGGCGACCAGGTAGACGTTCATGCCACCGAGTTCCTCGACCCATTTCCGCTCGGCGCCGTCCAGGAAGAGCACCTGCTCACATCCGTGTTCGTACGCCTCCTGCTGGGCCACCAGACTGGCGGCGTAGTTGCCGCCGGTCTTGGCCGCACCCATCCCGCCCGGACCGGCTGCCCGCACGTAGTTCATCGAGAGCCAGATGTTCACCGGTTGCACGCCGTTGGGGAAGTACGCCGCGGCGGGGCTCGCGATACAGCAGTAGGTGACCGTCCGTGCCGGCCGGACGCCGAGGAACACCTCGTTGGCGAACATGAACGGCCGGATGTAGAGGTTGCTCTCCCCGCCGCCGGGCACCCAGGCCTGGTCGGTGGTGACCAGGGTCTCGATGCTGGACAGGAAGTCCTCGGTCGGCAGCACCGGAAGCGCCAACCGGGCAGCGGACCGGGCGAACCGTTCGGCGTTCTTGTCCGGACGGAAGAGCCAGATCGAATCATTGGCGTGTCGGTACGCCTTCAGGCCTTCGAAGATCTCCTGCGCGTAATGCAACACCGCACTGGCCGGGTCGAGTTGGAACGGTCGGTAGGCGCCGACCTCCCGGTCGTGCCAGCCCAGGTCGGCGGTCCAGGTGGCCAGTGCCATGTGATCACTGAAATGCAACCCGAATCCCGGGTCGGCGAGGATCGCCGCCCGCTCGGCCTCGGTGCGCGGCTGCGGATTCTGGTGGACCTCGAACATGATCGGCACGGTAGCACTCGCTTTCATCGGCTGTGTTGGTGAACGAGATGGTGGCTCCCGGGGCAGGAGCTGCTGGCTACGATGCCCGGGTGACGAGCAGAAATCTGGCAGTGATCGGCGGCGACGGCATCGGTCCGGAGGTGGTTGCCGAGGGTGTGAAGGTGCTGCAGGCGGTCGCCCCGGCACAGTTCGAGCTCACCGACTACGACCTCGGCGCGCAGCGGTGGAAGCGGACCGGCGAGGTGCTTCCCGATTCCGTGCTGGACGAACTGCGGCAGGCCGACGCCATCCTGTTCGGTGCCGTCGGTGCGGCGCCTGGCGACAAGACGATGCCCAGCGGCATCCTGGAGCGGGGGCTGATCCTCAAGATCAGATTCGCCTTCGACCATTACGTGAATCTGCGCCCCAGCAGGATCTACCCGGGCATCCCGACGCCGCTGGCCGACTCGGTCGTCGCCGGCAAGGACGTGGATTTCGTCGTCGTCCGCGAGGGCACCGAAGGCTTGTACGTCGGCAACGGTGGCGTGGTACGTGCCGGCACACCGGCCGAGATCGCCACCGAGGTGAGCGTCAACACTGCCTACGGTGTCGAGCGGGTGGTCCGTGACGCGTTCGCCCGCGCAGCGCGGCGCCGCGGCAGGATCACCCTGGTGCACAAGCACAACGTGTTGGTCAATGCCGGCGGCTTGTGGCGTCGGATCTTCGAATCGGTGGCCGCGGAGTACCCGGATGTCGACACCGACTATCTGCACGTCGACGCGGCGACGATCTTCCTGGCCACCGATCCGGCACGATTCGACGTGATCGTCACCGACAACCTCTTCGGTGACATCATCACCGACCTGGCGGGTGCGGTCACCGGCGGCATCGGGCTGGCGGCCAGCGGCAACATCAACCCCGACGGGGCCCATCCCTCGATGTTCGAGCCGGTCCACGGGTCTGCTCCTGACATTGCCGGTCGTGGAGTCGCCGATCCGACAGCGACGATCCTGTCGGTGGCGTTGCTACTTGATCATCTCGGAATGGCCGAGGAGGCCGGTCGGGTGGAGACGGCGGTATTGGCTGACATCGGCCGCCGCTCGACCCAACAGCAGCGCAGCACCTCCGAGATCGGCGACGCGATCGCGTCAGCTGTCTGATCGCTCGCGGCCGGCCTGATTCCGGATGGCGTTCCGGATGACGGCGGGCCGGTCCTCGTGAGTCCTCCGTGCCCGCCGTCGCGGTCGGTCGGCGACCTGTTCGCGTGATGACTCGCGGTCGGCCGTTCGGGGCCCGCCCCACCAGTCCGGATACATCTCGTACATGGCACCGGAAATATTAGGACGTCCGACTATTTCCGCCAGATAATGGGACGACAGTCTCGTATGCTGGACAATTGGTGTCTGCGATGGAACACTGGTCTGGTGAGCGCCCCACCGGATCTGCCCGAGATCGTCACCCGTGCGCTGCGGATGTCGCTGCAGCACGGATACGTGATGACGTCTCGCACCGAGACCGGGCGGCTGCTGGCCACCCTGGCCGCCACCCGGAGCGGCACGATGGCCGAATGCGGCACAGGATGCGGAGTCGGCGCCGCCTGGCTGCGGACCGGTGCCCCCAAGGCCACCCGGGTGCTCACCGCCGAACTGG
This window harbors:
- a CDS encoding chloramphenicol phosphotransferase CPT family protein, which gives rise to MMNLVFLHGGPASGKLTTARAMGRRLGYPVFHNHLTVNMLTTVFPFGSEPFVRLREQIWLSVITDAARTGRSVIFTFAPESTVQFGFPDRLRAAVEDNGGRLCSVRLEVSERTQEARIANPSRVAVGKLADVELLRAGRKHHSPVEFPTAELTIDTDSSDPERSAETIIASFDLRPEQPVISFPEP
- the cimA gene encoding citramalate synthase, with amino-acid sequence MSTTPSAPHPRPAEFHVYDTTLRDGAQQEGLRLSVQDKLHIAGYLDELGVDYIEGGWPGANPNDTAFFAAATSGELTLKNATLAAFGFTRRVGGRAADDPLTAALRDSGASVACVVAKSHDQHVLRALRTSLEENLAMITDTVSHLVAQGQRVFLDCEHFFDGFRDNKAYALEVVRTAMQAGAEVAVLCDTNGGMLPSWVGEIVSEVAERTEARLGMHAHNDTGCAVANTMAAVDAGAMHVQGTINGYGERTGNADLIPIVANLELKYGWQLLPAGSLAEATRLSHAIAEVTNVPPSNRQPYVGLSSFTHKAGLHASAIKVDPNLYQHIDPALVGNDMRMLVSDMAGRANIQIKGGELGFDLSDRDLAAKITDKVKEREADGYTYEGADASFELLLRSELDQLPEFFVARSWRVFTHSGKDGEIDTEATIKLEAGGTATRVVGEGNGPVNALDHALRQALLPVYPVVDRFELSDYRVRILDQGHGTDATIRVLIQTTDGLHTWTTVGVGQNVIEASWEALSEAYSYGLLRSAVMVPGS
- a CDS encoding NUDIX domain-containing protein; amino-acid sequence: MTNRWDLLAGIWKRLHGPAQWRILWCRHATFMIGVTGAVLDDADRVLLLKHRFWKDNPWGTPSGYLERGEAIEDGFAREVREETGLTVDQVRVIKINSGFRLRIEVGVVARVSGSAEPTIDGVEVEEARFFPVADLPDDLRAAQRAVIEAALG
- a CDS encoding branched-chain amino acid aminotransferase — encoded protein: MFEVHQNPQPRTEAERAAILADPGFGLHFSDHMALATWTADLGWHDREVGAYRPFQLDPASAVLHYAQEIFEGLKAYRHANDSIWLFRPDKNAERFARSAARLALPVLPTEDFLSSIETLVTTDQAWVPGGGESNLYIRPFMFANEVFLGVRPARTVTYCCIASPAAAYFPNGVQPVNIWLSMNYVRAAGPGGMGAAKTGGNYAASLVAQQEAYEHGCEQVLFLDGAERKWVEELGGMNVYLVAGDELITPALEGTILEGVTRDSVLTLGAERGLVIQERRIAIDEVLDGIESGAITEIFACGTAAVINPIGSIKTAEKTYTINGGQSGPHTDGLRSTLLDIQYGRAEDTHGWMHKVC
- a CDS encoding 3-isopropylmalate dehydrogenase, with the translated sequence MVAPGAGAAGYDARVTSRNLAVIGGDGIGPEVVAEGVKVLQAVAPAQFELTDYDLGAQRWKRTGEVLPDSVLDELRQADAILFGAVGAAPGDKTMPSGILERGLILKIRFAFDHYVNLRPSRIYPGIPTPLADSVVAGKDVDFVVVREGTEGLYVGNGGVVRAGTPAEIATEVSVNTAYGVERVVRDAFARAARRRGRITLVHKHNVLVNAGGLWRRIFESVAAEYPDVDTDYLHVDAATIFLATDPARFDVIVTDNLFGDIITDLAGAVTGGIGLAASGNINPDGAHPSMFEPVHGSAPDIAGRGVADPTATILSVALLLDHLGMAEEAGRVETAVLADIGRRSTQQQRSTSEIGDAIASAV